The Malus domestica chromosome 13, GDT2T_hap1 genome includes a window with the following:
- the LOC103452703 gene encoding GPN-loop GTPase QQT2-like → MARSGKTTFMRQLVSHTYESHIRGYVMNLDSAVMTLPFDANIDIRDTVRYKEVMKQINLGPNEGTLACESNKPIMIISNFRLSQSLGSERINLIMFSYTWILPVRLRYSLDPSLVLSSQKHLHPHFLL, encoded by the exons ATGGCAa GAAGTGGTAAAACAACCTTTATGCGGCAGTTGGTTTCACACACTTACGAATCTCACATTCGTGGCTATGTGATGAACCTCGACTCAGCTGTGATGACTTTACCGTTTGATGCAAATATTGACATAAGGGATACCGTTCGGTACAAGGAAGTGATGAAACAGATCAATCTTGGACCAAATGAGGGGACGCTTGCCTGTGAATCT AACAAACCTATCATGATAATCTCCAATTTCAGGTTGTCTCAGTCATTGGGAAGTGAGCGCATCAACTTGATTATGTTCTCGTATACGTGGATACTCCCGGTCAGATTGAGATATTCTCTTGATCCGTCTCTGGTGCTATCATCACAGAAGCATTTGCATCCACATTTCCTACTGTAA
- the LOC103452664 gene encoding cell wall / vacuolar inhibitor of fructosidase 1-like: MSSSLSRFSTLLLFLHVALLIAPPTTQFFFLPLAKGSDLIQTTCKKTPHYNLCLSTLQSNPDSSNADVPGLALIASDALLANASDTLDYIHGLLKQSPEVHLQKALANCAELYIPIVKFSLPQAIEALRNGHFGFAKYGISDAAKEAEACEKGFGGVESPLTDRNALVNDLSGVAVAILNLLKG, from the coding sequence ATGAGTAGCTCACTCTCAAGATTCTcaactcttcttctttttctccacGTTGCTTTACTCATTGCACCGCCAacaacccaatttttttttcttccattagCCAAAGGCAGTGATCTGATACAAACAACATGCAAAAAAACACCCCACTATAATCTCTGCCTCTCAACCCTCCAATCAAACCCCGACAGCTCAAACGCAGATGTGCCGGGATTGGCCCTGATAGCATCCGACGCTCTCCTGGCAAATGCAAGTGACACACTGGACTACATCCACGGCCTGCTGAAGCAATCCCCGGAAGTACATTTACAGAAGGCATTGGCAAACTGTGCTGAGCTGTACATCCCAATTGTGAAGTTTAGCCTGCCGCAGGCAATTGAAGCTTTGCGAAATGGGCACTTTGGGTTTGCAAAGTATGGGATTTCTGATGCTGCAAAGGAGGCTGAGGCATGTGAGAAGGGTTTTGGAGGAGTTGAGTCTCCTCTCACTGATAGGAATGCTCTTGTGAATGATCTTTCTGGTGTGGCTGTCGCCATTCTCAACTTATTAAAGGGTTGA
- the LOC139190786 gene encoding cell wall / vacuolar inhibitor of fructosidase 1-like, translated as MDANIIDQICKKTPDYNLCVSSLNSDPRSAIADVAVLGLVMVDIAKTKATDVAKKINELLKQSPSDPCTHFYKTILEADIPEAAKAFIGNPKFAEQGMNNAAGEAQTCEDGFSGKSPLINENKAAMMFVK; from the coding sequence ATGGATGCCAATATCATTGACCAAATCTGCAAAAAAACACCAGACTACAATCTCTGCGTCTCTTCTCTCAACTCAGACCCTCGAAGCGCGATAGCAGACGTTGCAGTCTTAGGGCTCGTAATGGTTGACATAGCCAAGACTAAAGCAACTGACGTTGCGAAGAAAATTAACGAGCTGCTTAAGCAGAGCCCTAGTGACCCCTGCACTCACTTTTACAAAACAATTCTGGAAGCTGATATCCCAGAAGCCGCTAAGGCTTTTATAGGTAACCCCAAGTTTGCAGAACAAGGCATGAACAACGCTGCCGGCGAGGCCCAAACATGTGAGGATGGTTTCTCTGGCAAATCTCCTCTGATTAATGAAAACAAAGCTGCCATGATGTTTGTGAAATAG
- the LOC103414541 gene encoding acidic leucine-rich nuclear phosphoprotein 32-related protein 1-like, with translation MKAMEEVVEENEVKPLTAEQLELYESQSQSESESESDDSVDEEEEDADEDEDDDDDDDADDDEEDDDDEEEDDDDDVQEVVQSSGGPPIHSVDDEDDEDEDDEGGEGGDDDDDGEGDDDDDDDEGEPDEEDELGTEYLVRPVGRAEDEEDASDFEPEENGDDEDVEDGDEGDDAGGKVEAPPKRKRSDKDDSDDDDDDGGEDDERPSKR, from the exons ATGAAGGCTATGGAGGAAGTTGTGGAGGAAAACGAGGTTAAGCCTTTGACCGCCGAGCAATTGGAGCTCTACGAGTCGCAGTCCCAGTCTGAGTCCGAGTCCGAGTCCGACGACAGCGTAgacgaagaggaggaggacgccGACGAGGATgaggacgacgacgacgacgacgatgcGGATGACGACGAAGAGGACGACGATGACGAAGAAGAGGACGACGACGACGATGTTCAGGAGGTCGTACAGTCGTCTGGTGGCCCTCCGATTCACTCGGTAGACGACGAAGACGATGAGGACGAGGACGACGAAGGCGGTGAAGGCGGTGACGACGATGACGATGGCGAGGGAgatgacgacgacgacgatgatGAGGGCGAGCCTGATGAAGAG GATGAGCTAGGAACTGAGTACCTCGTCCGCCCGGTAGGTCGTGCTGAGGATGAGGAAGATGCGAGTGATTTTGAGCCTGAAGAGAATGGAGACGatgaagatgttgaagatggagaCGAGGGCGATGATGCTGGTGGGAAGGTGGAGGCTCCCCCAAAGAGAAAGAGATCGGACAAAGATGACTCAGACGATGACGACGATGATGGAGGAGAGGATGACGAGAGACCCTCCAAACGATAG
- the LOC103452665 gene encoding cell wall / vacuolar inhibitor of fructosidase 1-like — MDANLIDQTCKKTPNYNLCVSSLKSDPRSVKADVAGLGFITVDIAKDKATDTANRINELLKQSPSDQRLKTCATFYHTILVADVPEASQGFKLGNPKFAEQGMNDAADATEACEKEFSSKSPLTDKNKVVHDLSSIAAAIARLLL, encoded by the coding sequence ATGGATGCCAATCTAATCGATCAAACCTGcaaaaaaacaccaaactaCAATCTCTGCGTCTCTTCTCTCAAATCGGACCCTCGAAGTGTGAAAGCGGACGTGGCTGGATTAGGGTTCATAACGGTTGACATAGCCAAGGATAAAGCAACTGACACGGCGAACAGAATCAACGAGCTGCTTAAGCAAAGCCCTAGTGACCAACGTTTAAAAACTTGCGCTACCTTTTACCATACAATTCTGGTTGCTGATGTCCCAGAAGCCAGTCAAGGTTTTAAGTTGGGTAACCCTAAGTTTGCAGAGCAAGGCATGAACGACGCTGCCGATGCGACTGAAGCATGTGAAAAGGAATTTTCCAGCAAATCTCCTCTGACCGATAAGAACAAAGTTGTCCATGACCTTAGCAGTATAGCTGCAGCAATTGCTAGGCTTTTGCTTTGA
- the LOC103452662 gene encoding galactokinase-like produces MVQMAKHEELPIPIHDTLDAVYGNSSQLDEAQLRFNRLKSKFQQVFGHPPQLFARSPGRVNLVGEHIDYEGYSVLPMAIRQDTIVAIRKHDDGDAEKVLRIANVNDKYQICTYPADPTQEIDLKNHKWGHYFICGYKGFYEFAKSKGENVGPVGLDVLIDGTVPTGSGLSSSAALVCASTIAIMAAFGLNFPKKEIAQLTCECERHIGTQSGGMDQAISVMAKPGFAELIDFNPIRATDVQLPAGGTFVVAHSLADSQKAVTAATNYNNRVVECRLAAIVLGIKLGMKPQEAISSVKTLSDVEGLCMSFASTRGSSDPIVAVKENLKEEPYTAGEIEKIIGESLPSILRDSPSSLNVLKAAKHFKLSQRAAHVYSEAKRVYAFKDAVSSTVSDEDKLKRLGDLMNDSHYSCSVLYECSCPELEELVNICRENGALGARLTGAGWGGCAVALVKDSIVPQFILNLKERFYQSRIDRGVINNNDLGLYVFASKPSSGAAVFKF; encoded by the exons ATGGTACAAATGGCAAAACACGAAGAACTTCCGATTCCAATCCACGACACCCTCGACGCCGTCTACGGCAACTCCTCCCAACTCGACGAGGCCCAGCTCCGATTCAACCGCCTGAAGTCCAAGTTCCAGCAGGTTTTCGGTCACCCCCCTCAACTCTTCGCTCGCTCTCCAG GGAGGGTGAACTTGGTCGGAGAGCACATAGACTACGAGGGCTACTCGGTGCTGCCGATGGCCATACGACAGGACACCATTGTCGCAATTCGGAAGCACGACGACGGAGACGCCGAGAAAGTTCTCAGAATTGCCAATGTCAACGACAAGTACCAAATTTGTACTTACCCCGCCGACCCGACCCAG gaAATTGACTTGAAGAATCACAAATGGGGGCATTATTTCATTTGTGG GTACAAAGGTTTTTATGAGTTTGCCAAATCCAAGGGAGAAAATGTTGGACCAGTTGGACTTGATGTTCTTATTGATGGAACAGTTCCTACAG GCTCTGGACTATCTAGCTCTGCTGCATTAGTTTGTGCTTCTACGATTGCGATAATGGCTGCTTTTGGTTTGAATTTCCCCAAG AAAGAAATTGCCCAACTTACATGCGAGTGTGAGCGACACATTGGCACACAATCTGGTGGAATGGATCAG GCAATCTCGGTGATGGCCAAGCCTGGGTTTGCAGAACTTATTGATTTCAACCCAATTCGTGCTACTGATGTGCAACTTCCGGCTGGTGGAACTTTTGTTGTGGCCCATTCTTTGGCAGATTCTCAGAAAGCAGTAACTGCTGCCACAAATTACAATAACCGAGTTGTTGAGTGTCGCCTGGCTGCT ATTGTGCTTGGTATAAAGTTGGGGATGAAACCGCAAGAGGCAATTTCAAGTGTCAAAACTCTTTCTGATGTTGAAGGCTTGTGCATGTCATTTGCTAGTACTCGTGGGTCTTCGGATCCAATCGTGGCTGTAAAG GAGAATTTAAAAGAAGAACCTTATACAGCTGGGGAAATAGAGAAAATCATTGGGGAGAGCTTACCCTCTATCTTGAGAGATTCTCCGTCTTCTTTGAATGTTTTGAAAGCTGCAAAGCACTTCAAGTTATCCCAG AGGGCCGCCCATGTGTATTCTGAAGCCAAGCGGGTATATGCTTTCAAGGATGCCGTATCATCAACAGTAAG TGATGAGGATAAGCTAAAGAGGCTTGGTGATCTTATGAATGATAGCCACTACAGCTGCAGTGTGTTGTACGAGTGCAG CTGTCCGGAGTTGGAAGAACTTGTAAATATTTGTCGGGAGAATGGTGCTCTTGGGGCAAGGCTTACGGGAGCTGGATGGGGTGGCTGTGCAGTTGCATTGGTAAAAGATAGTATTGTCCCACAATTCATCCTCAATTTAAAG GAACGCTTTTACCAGTCACGAATTGACAGAGGCGTCATCAACAACAACGATCTCGGCCTCTATGTTTTTGCGTCCAAGCCCTCCAGCGGTGCTGCTGtcttcaagttttag
- the LOC103414552 gene encoding cell wall / vacuolar inhibitor of fructosidase 1-like, whose product MDAALVDQTCKQTPNFDLCETLLRSDPRSLNAEDAKGLASIMVDIVQAKATKSMDKINDLLNKSPVKNQALFTSCIDNYNTIIDDDIPQASEAFSNDDNITAEDRLKDITFEVDLCDKQFSGLSNPLKDVNKDVHDAASIAAAIADKLP is encoded by the coding sequence ATGGATGCTGCCCTCGTTGACCAAACATGCAAGCAAACACCAAACTTCGATCTCTGCGAGACTCTTCTGCGATCCGACCCTCGGAGTCTCAACGCCGAAGATGCCAAAGGGCTAGCCTCCATTATGGTCGACATAGTTCAGGCCAAGGCAACCAAAAGCATGGACAAAATCAACGATCTGCTTAATAAGAGCCCCGTAAAAAACCAGGCCTTGTTCACCTCTTGCATTGACAATTACAACACTATCATAGATGATGATATTCCTCAAGCCTCCGAAGCTTTCAGTAATGATGATAATATTACTGCAGAAGACCGGTTGAAGGACATTACGTTTGAGGTTGACTTGTGTGACAAGCAATTTTCAGGGCTCTCTAACCCTCTCAAAGATGTCAATAAAGATGTTCATGATGCTGCAAGTATAGCTGCAGCAATCGCAGATAAGTTGCCGTGA
- the LOC103452663 gene encoding uncharacterized protein: MDQKSPREKDFEVDLESAVVVSEEDSSDSPVLCAKKQAKTLIAKVCGGLLDGTVKVEDRTGLCGNGSNSNVVCPDNLKVATNKVLEGNECIDHVEKTRVKDKRKKTSNKKPPKPPRPPRGPSLDAADQKLIKELSEIAMWKRARIERMKALKKMKAAKASSNSGTFAMLFTILFCLVLIFQGISSRRSSPVNIKGSPLSAGRTEGNLISVQYYPNLSSKGPGSASPNIVEQVAGLDPPEKLKRWAG; this comes from the exons ATGGATCAAAAGAGTCCGAGGGAAAAGGACTTTGAAGTTGATCTTGAAAGTGCGGTGGTAGTTAGTGAAGAGGATTCAAGCGATAGCCCTGTTTTGTGTGCTAAGAAACAGGCAAAGACATTGATTGCTAAGGTTTGTGGCGGTCTGTTGGATGGAACAGTTAAAGTTGAAGATAGAACTGGTTTGTGTGGCAATGGATCCAACTCCAATGTAGTGTGCCCTGATAACTTGAAGGTGGCAACAAACAAGGTGCTGGAGGGGAATGAGTGCATAGATCATGTAGAGAAGACACGGGTGAAGGACAAGCGGAAGAAGACGAGCAATAAAAAGCCTCCTAAACCTCCCAGACCTCCAAGAGGTCCATCATTGGATGCGGCAGACCAGAAGTTAATCAAGGAACTCTCTGAGATTGCCATGTGGAAACGTGCAAGGATTGAGCGGATGAAAgcattgaagaagatgaaagctGCTAAGGCGTCTTCCAATAGCGGCACATTTGCCATGCTGTTCACCATTCTCTTCTGTCTTGTGCTAATCTTTCAGG GAATTTCGTCTAGAAGAAGCTCACCTGTAAACATTAAGGGATCTCCATTGTCTGCTGGACGAACAGAGGGCAATTTGATCTCAGTTCAGTACTATCCAAATCTGTCATCAAAGGGACCTGGTTCTGCGTCCCCCAA TATCGTAGAGCAGGTTGCTGGTTTGGATCCGCCGGAGAAGCTGAAAAGATGGGCTGGGTGA